GGGCTTTGACGCGCGAAGACATTATCGGCATTCTCAAGTACATGATTGACCTGCGACATGGCCGCAAGAACGCCGACGACATCGATCATTTGGGCAACCGTCGCGTCAAGACGGTCGGCGAACAGCTCTCGCAGCAGATGCTTCTCGGCATGTCGCGTATGGCGCGCACCATCAAAGAACGGATGAATCTGCGGGAAAGCGAAAACCTGACACCGCAGGATCTGGTCAATGCCCGCACGGTCATTTCGGTCGTCAATACCTTTTTCGGCACCAGTCAGTTATCGCAGTTTATGGATCAGACCAATCCCCTGGCTGAAATGACACATAAACGTCGTCTCTCGGCTTTGGGTCCCGGCGGTCTGACGCGCGAACGGGCCGGATTTGAAGTCCGCGACGTGCATTACACCCATTACGGTCGTCTCTGCCCGATCGAAACACCCGAAGGTCCGAACATTGGTCTGATTTCCTCCCTTACGACTTATGCGCGCATCAACGATTTCGGCTTCATCGAAGCTCCCTATCGCAAAGTCGTAGACGGTGTTGTGACCGACCAAATCGAGTATCTTTCGGCAGACGATGAAGAAGAAGAGATGGTCGCCCAGGCCAATGTGCAGCTGGATGAGCACAATCGTCTGGTGGGCGAGCGCATCAAGTGCCGTTATCGAAGCGAGTTTCCGGAAGTTGAGCCGAAGAAAGTCAGCTACATCGACGTTTCGCCGAATCAAATCGTGTCGGCGGCCGCGGCGCTGATTCCGTTCTTGGAACATGACGACGCCAACCGCGCCCTGATGGGCTCCAACATGCAGCGTCAGGCAGTGCCGCTGTTGAATCCCGAGGCGCCGATGGTCGGTACGGGTTTGGAAGCCAAAGTGGCGCGCGACTCCCGCGCCGTCATCGTCAGCGACGTCGACGGAGTGGTTGTTAAGGTCGATGCGCAGAAAATTGTTATCCGCAAGGACAGCGCCGAAAAAAGCGATGAAATCGACCGTCTGCTCAGTTTCGACGAAAGCGATACAGTCGTTTATAAATTGACCAAATTTAAGAGGACCAACCAGGATACCTGCATCAATCAGCGGCCGATCGTTTCAGAAGGCGAACGGGTGAAGAAAGGGCAGGTCATTGCCGACGGTCATGCAACCGACCACGGCGAGCTGGCTTTAGGCCGAAACGTGTTGGTCGCCTTTATGCCGTGGCGCGGTTACAACTTTGAAGACGCCATCATTGTTTCGGAACGGATCGTTCGCGATGACGTCTTTACTTCCGTGCATATCGAAGAGTTCGAGCTGCAGGTGCGCGATACCAAGCGCGGCGAGGAAGAGCTGACACGCGAAATCCCCAATGTCAGCGAAGAGGCGACCAAGAACCTGGATGAGAACGGCATCATTCGCGTCGGCGCAGAGGTGCGCGCGGGCGACATCCTGGTCGGTAAAGTCACGCCGAAGGGCGAGACCGATCCGACTCCCGAGGAGAAGCTTCTTAAAGCCATCTTTGGCGAAAAGGCAGGCGATGTCAAAGATGCTTCACTGAAGGGTTCGCCGGGGCTCAAGGGCGTGGTGATCGATACCAAGCTTTTCTCGCGCAAGAAAAAAGATGCCGAAACGCGTGAGCGCGACCGCCAGGAACTTGAGCGACTGGAAGAAATCCGCGATGCGGAAATTCAAAAGGCTAAACAGAAACGTGACGAAAAGCTGGCGGTGCTGCTGAAAGATCAGACAAGCGTCGACATTCGCGACGTTGCAGACGGCAAGGTGCTGATCAAGGCCAAGACCAAGCTCAGCAATGCGTTGATCAGCAAGCTCGATTTCGATCAGGTCGATTTTCGTTTTCCACTGGTAGAGGATGAGCAGACCAATCAGCTCATCAACAAAGTACTGGCGCGCTATGAGAAGAAGGTGCGCGACATTCAGGACGACTTTGAACTAAAGAAATTCAAGATTGTCGTCGGCGACGAGCTGCCTCCGGGCATCACGCAGATGGCCAAAGTTTATGTCGCCAAAAAGCGCAAATTGATGGTGGGCGACAAAATGGCCGGTCGACACGGCAACAAGGGTGTCGTATCCAAGATCGTGCCGATAGAAGACATGCCCTATTTGGAAGACGGAACGCCGGTCGACATCGTGCTCAATCCGTTGGGCGTACCTTCGCGAATGAACCTGGGCCAGATTCTCGAGACCAATTTAGGCTGGGCTGCCGCCAAGCTGGGCGTTTATTACGCTTCGCCGGTTTTTGACGGCGCCTCCCTGGCTGAAATTCAAGCGGAAATGGAAAAGGCCGGTCTGCCTATGACCGGAAAAACACGGCTCTATGACGGCCGAACCGGTGAGCCTTTCGACGAGGAGATCACCGTCGGCATGATTTACATGTTGAAATTGTCACATTTGGTTGAAGATAAAATCCATGCCCGCTCCATCGGACCGTATTCACTGATTACCCAGCAGCCGCTCGGCGGCAAGG
Above is a genomic segment from candidate division KSB1 bacterium containing:
- the rpoB gene encoding DNA-directed RNA polymerase subunit beta; protein product: MTIGQPRVRKSFSKIPAAAEMPDLLDVQLKSFDDFLQMNVLPQERRHVGLQAVFESIFPIVDSRENFELDFIEYYVEPPKYTVEECQERGTTYSVSIKAKLRLSIKDEYDSRTPFANSIEQVVYLGNIPMMTERGTFIINGAERIIVSQLHRSPGVFFDEITHPNGTKLFSARIIPLRGSWLEFTTDIYDLLNVYIDRRKKFLATTLLRAIGFSTDRQILDAFNVIKVIPCTRESLTEHLGSRIVEDLVDMETGEVILDRYADLTEDKIDLVLQLGLKSLEVLPFDRFYGQDIISNTLQKDPTHSQEEALELIYRQLRSSEPPDLETAKQLIERLFFNPKRYELGDVGRHRMNKKLGINVPQDNWALTREDIIGILKYMIDLRHGRKNADDIDHLGNRRVKTVGEQLSQQMLLGMSRMARTIKERMNLRESENLTPQDLVNARTVISVVNTFFGTSQLSQFMDQTNPLAEMTHKRRLSALGPGGLTRERAGFEVRDVHYTHYGRLCPIETPEGPNIGLISSLTTYARINDFGFIEAPYRKVVDGVVTDQIEYLSADDEEEEMVAQANVQLDEHNRLVGERIKCRYRSEFPEVEPKKVSYIDVSPNQIVSAAAALIPFLEHDDANRALMGSNMQRQAVPLLNPEAPMVGTGLEAKVARDSRAVIVSDVDGVVVKVDAQKIVIRKDSAEKSDEIDRLLSFDESDTVVYKLTKFKRTNQDTCINQRPIVSEGERVKKGQVIADGHATDHGELALGRNVLVAFMPWRGYNFEDAIIVSERIVRDDVFTSVHIEEFELQVRDTKRGEEELTREIPNVSEEATKNLDENGIIRVGAEVRAGDILVGKVTPKGETDPTPEEKLLKAIFGEKAGDVKDASLKGSPGLKGVVIDTKLFSRKKKDAETRERDRQELERLEEIRDAEIQKAKQKRDEKLAVLLKDQTSVDIRDVADGKVLIKAKTKLSNALISKLDFDQVDFRFPLVEDEQTNQLINKVLARYEKKVRDIQDDFELKKFKIVVGDELPPGITQMAKVYVAKKRKLMVGDKMAGRHGNKGVVSKIVPIEDMPYLEDGTPVDIVLNPLGVPSRMNLGQILETNLGWAAAKLGVYYASPVFDGASLAEIQAEMEKAGLPMTGKTRLYDGRTGEPFDEEITVGMIYMLKLSHLVEDKIHARSIGPYSLITQQPLGGKAQFGGQRFGEMEVWALEAYGAAYTLQEILTVKSDDVRGRSRAYEAIVKGENIPEPGLPESFNVLIREMQGLGLDVQLINEKES